Proteins from one Bradyrhizobium amphicarpaeae genomic window:
- a CDS encoding glutathione S-transferase N-terminal domain-containing protein, whose translation MIDLYYAPTPNGWKISIMLEELGLPYEVKPVNIRAGEQFSPEFLAISPNNRIPAIVDHAPADGGGPFSVFETGAILIYLAEKTGRFLPTDLRGRSVAIQWVMWQMAGLGPMLGQHGHFALYAAEKVPYAIERYRDEAARLYGVLDRQLEKTGAYVAGDYSIADIACFPWTMTHKAQGFTLDDYPNVKRWYALVRARPQVQAGLAIGKFVKEPFDEESRKIMFGQKAKEVLGRK comes from the coding sequence ATGATCGACCTCTATTACGCGCCGACGCCGAACGGCTGGAAAATCTCGATCATGCTGGAGGAGCTCGGACTTCCCTATGAGGTGAAGCCCGTCAATATCCGTGCCGGCGAGCAGTTCAGCCCCGAATTTCTGGCGATCTCCCCGAACAACCGCATCCCCGCGATCGTCGATCACGCACCCGCCGACGGCGGCGGGCCGTTTTCGGTGTTCGAGACCGGCGCCATTCTGATTTATCTCGCGGAGAAGACCGGCCGTTTCTTGCCCACCGACTTGCGCGGGCGTTCCGTTGCCATCCAGTGGGTGATGTGGCAGATGGCCGGCCTTGGGCCGATGCTCGGCCAGCACGGGCATTTTGCGCTCTATGCGGCGGAGAAGGTTCCTTACGCGATCGAGCGCTACCGCGACGAGGCGGCCCGGCTCTATGGCGTGCTCGACCGGCAATTGGAGAAGACCGGGGCCTATGTCGCCGGCGACTATTCCATTGCCGACATCGCCTGCTTCCCCTGGACCATGACCCACAAGGCGCAGGGCTTTACGCTCGACGACTACCCGAACGTCAAGCGCTGGTACGCCCTGGTCCGCGCCAGGCCGCAGGTGCAGGCGGGGCTCGCGATCGGAAAATTCGTGAAAGAGCCGTTCGACGAGGAATCACGCAAGATCATGTTCGGGCAGAAGGCTAAGGAAGTGTTGGGAAGGAAGTGA
- a CDS encoding methionine synthase — protein MLFPTTIAGSLPKPEWLAEPNMLWAPWKAQGDELLRAKRDATLIWLKIQEDAGIDILTEGEQARQHFVHGFLEKIEGIDFAHKVEMGIRKDRYKAMVPQVVAPLRLKDRVHAFEARVARTHTKKKLKFTLPGPMTIIDTIADRYYGDRVKMAFAFAELLNEEAKALQADGVDLVQFDEPAFNVYMDEVNDWGIKALERAAQGLTCTTAVHICYGYGIKANTDWKETLGGQWRQYEQIFPAIDASPIQQVAIECRNSKVPLDLLALLKNKIVQAGVIDVASDTVETAEDVVKVIDAVSKFVPKSNIIATTNCGMAPMRREIAEAKLMALGAGAALAREKLG, from the coding sequence ATGCTGTTTCCAACCACGATCGCCGGCTCCTTGCCGAAGCCGGAATGGCTCGCCGAGCCCAACATGCTCTGGGCGCCCTGGAAGGCGCAAGGCGACGAGCTTTTGCGCGCCAAGCGCGATGCGACGCTGATCTGGCTGAAGATCCAGGAGGACGCCGGCATCGACATCCTCACCGAGGGCGAGCAGGCCCGGCAACATTTCGTTCACGGTTTCCTGGAGAAGATCGAAGGCATCGATTTCGCCCACAAGGTCGAGATGGGCATCCGCAAGGACCGCTACAAGGCGATGGTGCCGCAGGTGGTCGCGCCTCTTCGGCTGAAGGATCGCGTCCACGCCTTCGAGGCGCGCGTGGCGCGGACGCACACGAAGAAGAAGCTGAAGTTCACCCTGCCCGGCCCGATGACCATCATCGACACCATCGCCGATCGCTATTACGGCGATCGCGTCAAGATGGCGTTTGCCTTTGCCGAGCTGCTGAATGAGGAGGCCAAGGCCTTGCAGGCCGACGGCGTCGATCTCGTGCAGTTCGACGAGCCCGCCTTCAACGTCTACATGGACGAGGTCAACGACTGGGGCATCAAGGCGCTGGAGCGCGCCGCGCAGGGGCTGACCTGCACCACCGCCGTGCACATCTGCTACGGCTACGGCATCAAGGCCAATACGGATTGGAAAGAGACGCTTGGCGGGCAATGGCGGCAGTATGAGCAGATCTTTCCAGCGATCGACGCCAGCCCGATCCAGCAGGTCGCGATCGAGTGCCGCAATTCGAAGGTGCCGCTCGATTTGCTCGCGCTCCTGAAAAACAAGATCGTGCAAGCCGGCGTGATCGACGTCGCCAGCGACACCGTGGAGACCGCCGAGGATGTCGTGAAGGTGATCGATGCGGTGTCGAAATTCGTGCCCAAGAGCAACATCATCGCCACCACCAATTGCGGCATGGCGCCGATGCGGCGCGAGATCGCCGAAGCCAAGCTGATGGCGCTCGGCGCCGGCGCCGCGCTGGCGCGCGAGAAGCTGGGATGA
- the gpt gene encoding xanthine phosphoribosyltransferase: MAGEAPELSAQERAGRAFPVSWDQFHRDCRALTWRLNEVGPFHAVIAITRGGLVPAAIVARELGVRVIDTVCIASYDHDKQGELQVLKGISEQAMKLGGGTGKGLLIVDDLVDTGKTGRLVREMLPDAHFATVYAKPKGRPLVDTFITEVSQDTWIFFPWDTALSYHPPLRDGAA, encoded by the coding sequence ATGGCTGGTGAAGCACCGGAACTGAGCGCGCAGGAGCGGGCGGGCAGGGCCTTCCCGGTCTCGTGGGACCAGTTCCACCGCGACTGCCGGGCACTGACCTGGCGGCTCAACGAGGTCGGCCCGTTCCACGCCGTCATCGCGATCACCCGCGGCGGCCTGGTGCCGGCCGCGATCGTGGCGCGCGAGCTCGGCGTGCGCGTGATCGACACGGTCTGCATCGCCAGCTACGACCACGACAAGCAGGGCGAGTTGCAGGTCCTGAAGGGCATCTCCGAACAGGCCATGAAGCTCGGCGGCGGCACCGGCAAGGGGCTTCTGATCGTCGACGACCTCGTCGACACCGGCAAGACCGGCAGGCTGGTCCGCGAGATGCTGCCCGATGCGCATTTCGCCACCGTCTACGCCAAGCCGAAGGGGCGCCCGCTGGTCGATACGTTCATCACCGAGGTTTCGCAGGACACCTGGATCTTCTTCCCCTGGGACACCGCGCTGTCCTACCACCCGCCACTGCGCGACGGCGCTGCGTGA
- a CDS encoding competence/damage-inducible protein A — translation MSEIVTAGILVIGDEILSGRTKDKNIGFIAEYLTNIGIDLKEVRVVSDDEPDIIAALDALRHRYTYVFTTGGIGPTHDDITADSVAKAFGVGIDHHPEVVARFRERWSEQDLNEARLRMARIPDGAELIQSATILAPGFKIGNVIVMAGVPSIMQAMMDIVSPKLKSGVRMLSESVRANAREGDIGSPLRAIAAAHPDTIIGSYPFMDEEQKPNTNLVVRSRDADKLAAAMAAVKEMLAGLNITR, via the coding sequence ATGAGCGAGATCGTCACGGCGGGCATTCTGGTCATCGGGGATGAAATCCTGTCTGGCCGGACCAAGGACAAGAATATCGGCTTCATCGCCGAATACCTCACCAATATCGGCATCGACCTGAAGGAAGTCCGGGTCGTCTCCGACGACGAGCCCGACATCATCGCGGCCCTGGATGCACTGCGGCATCGCTACACCTATGTCTTCACCACCGGCGGCATCGGCCCGACCCATGACGACATCACCGCCGACAGCGTCGCCAAGGCGTTCGGCGTCGGTATCGACCACCATCCGGAGGTCGTCGCCCGTTTCCGCGAGCGCTGGAGCGAGCAGGACCTCAACGAGGCCCGCCTGCGCATGGCCCGCATCCCCGATGGCGCCGAGCTGATCCAGAGCGCCACCATCCTCGCCCCCGGCTTCAAGATCGGCAATGTCATCGTGATGGCCGGCGTGCCCTCGATCATGCAGGCGATGATGGACATCGTCTCGCCCAAGCTGAAATCGGGCGTGCGCATGCTCTCCGAATCGGTCCGCGCCAACGCCCGGGAGGGCGACATCGGCAGCCCCTTGCGCGCGATTGCCGCCGCCCATCCCGACACCATCATCGGCAGCTATCCCTTCATGGACGAGGAGCAGAAGCCGAATACCAACCTCGTGGTGCGCTCGCGCGATGCGGACAAGCTCGCGGCAGCCATGGCCGCGGTGAAGGAAATGCTGGCAGGACTGAACATCACCCGTTAG
- a CDS encoding circularly permuted type 2 ATP-grasp protein has protein sequence MAVAFDEMNIPGGDLRPAYQELARWLKETPPEALEYRRQEAELLFRRIGITFAVYGDSESTERLIPFDVIPRIMSGKEWGVLEKGLKQRVKALNMFLRDVYHGRDILRAGIVPEDLIFQNPVFRPEMNGQQVPHDVYVHIAGIDIVRIDANDFIVLEDNARTPSGVSYMLENREIMMRLFPDLFARHRVAPVERYPDELLSALRSVAPLSASGEPTVALLTPGVYNSAYYEHSFLADKLGIELVEGRDLIVKNNEVFMRTTEGLKRVDVIYRRVDDDFLDPLTFRPDSALGVPGLMSAYAAGNITLANAVGTGIADDKAIYSYMPDIVKFYLGEEPVLKNVQTWRCREPKDLAYVLDHLNELVVKEVHGSGGYGMLIGPAATKATIEAFREKLKREPEGFIAQPTLALSTCPTCTASGLAPRHVDLRPFVLTGSKTTTIVPGGLTRVALKEGSLVVNSSQGGGTKDTWILDE, from the coding sequence ATGGCAGTCGCGTTTGACGAAATGAATATTCCCGGTGGGGACCTTCGCCCCGCCTATCAGGAGCTGGCACGCTGGCTCAAGGAGACGCCTCCCGAGGCGCTCGAATACCGCCGCCAGGAAGCCGAGCTCCTGTTCCGCCGCATCGGCATTACCTTTGCGGTCTATGGCGATTCCGAATCGACCGAGCGCCTGATCCCGTTCGACGTGATCCCGCGGATCATGTCCGGCAAGGAATGGGGGGTGCTGGAAAAGGGGCTGAAGCAGCGCGTGAAAGCGCTGAACATGTTCCTGCGCGACGTCTATCATGGCCGCGACATCCTCCGCGCCGGGATCGTGCCCGAAGATCTGATCTTTCAGAACCCGGTGTTCCGGCCCGAGATGAACGGCCAGCAGGTGCCGCACGACGTCTACGTGCACATCGCCGGCATCGACATCGTCCGGATCGATGCCAACGACTTCATCGTGCTGGAGGACAATGCGCGGACGCCGTCCGGCGTGTCGTACATGCTCGAGAACCGCGAGATCATGATGCGGCTGTTTCCGGATCTGTTCGCCCGCCACAGGGTGGCGCCGGTCGAGCGCTATCCGGACGAACTGCTCTCGGCGCTCCGCTCCGTCGCGCCGCTAAGCGCCTCGGGCGAGCCGACCGTCGCCCTGCTCACCCCCGGCGTCTACAACTCGGCCTATTACGAGCACTCCTTCCTCGCCGACAAGCTCGGCATCGAGCTGGTCGAGGGCCGCGACCTCATCGTCAAGAACAACGAAGTGTTCATGCGGACGACGGAAGGGCTGAAGCGAGTCGACGTGATCTATCGCCGCGTCGACGACGACTTCCTCGATCCCCTCACCTTCCGCCCCGATTCCGCACTCGGCGTGCCCGGGCTGATGTCGGCCTATGCGGCCGGCAACATCACGCTCGCCAACGCCGTCGGCACCGGCATCGCCGACGACAAGGCGATCTACTCCTACATGCCCGACATCGTGAAATTCTATCTCGGCGAGGAGCCGGTCCTGAAAAACGTGCAGACCTGGCGCTGCCGCGAGCCGAAGGACCTCGCCTATGTGCTGGATCATTTGAACGAACTCGTCGTCAAGGAGGTGCACGGCTCCGGCGGCTACGGCATGCTGATCGGGCCAGCCGCGACCAAGGCAACGATCGAAGCGTTCCGCGAGAAGCTCAAGCGCGAGCCTGAAGGCTTCATCGCCCAGCCGACGCTGGCGCTCTCGACCTGCCCGACCTGCACGGCGTCCGGACTCGCACCGCGCCACGTGGATCTGCGACCGTTCGTGCTGACCGGCAGCAAGACCACGACGATCGTTCCCGGCGGGCTGACACGCGTTGCGCTGAAGGAAGGCTCCCTGGTGGTGAATTCGAGCCAGGGCGGCGGCACCAAGGACACCTGGATTTTGGACGAGTAG
- a CDS encoding alpha-E domain-containing protein, which yields MLSRTAENLYWLARYVERAEYLARTIDATLRVTALPAAYIGKTNEWDSALLTAGVAASFYQTYEEANEHNVVDYLSFSVDNPSSIRNCIEAARLNSRSVRTALTSEMWDTINSAWIELQAVWNKGTSTREDLAKFLRFVQETSLRFDGSAYRTMLRNDAYWFSRLGLHLERADNTARILDVKYHVLLPEEEHVGGPLDFYQWSSILRSVSALTAYHWVYRETLKPWLVADLLILNGTLPRSLASCYDNLVRNLDQIGVAYGRQGPAQRHARGIRNRLEHSNMNDIFQHGVHEFIQEFITDNSRLGEIITKQYLI from the coding sequence ATGCTGTCGCGTACCGCCGAAAACCTCTACTGGCTCGCCCGCTACGTCGAACGGGCCGAATATCTCGCGCGTACCATCGATGCGACGCTGCGGGTCACGGCCTTGCCGGCCGCCTATATCGGCAAGACCAATGAATGGGACTCCGCGCTGCTCACCGCAGGCGTCGCCGCCAGCTTCTATCAGACCTACGAGGAAGCCAACGAGCACAACGTCGTCGACTACCTCTCGTTCTCCGTAGACAACCCGTCCTCGATCAGGAACTGCATCGAGGCGGCGCGGCTGAACTCGCGCTCGGTGCGCACCGCGCTGACCAGCGAGATGTGGGACACCATCAACTCGGCCTGGATCGAGCTACAGGCGGTCTGGAACAAGGGCACCTCGACGCGCGAGGACCTCGCAAAATTCCTGCGCTTCGTGCAGGAGACCTCGCTGCGCTTCGACGGCTCGGCCTACCGGACCATGCTCCGCAACGACGCCTACTGGTTCTCCCGGCTCGGCCTGCATCTGGAGCGCGCCGACAACACCGCGCGCATTCTCGACGTGAAGTATCACGTGCTGCTGCCGGAAGAGGAGCACGTCGGCGGCCCGCTGGACTTCTATCAGTGGAGCTCGATCCTGCGCTCGGTGTCGGCGCTGACGGCCTATCATTGGGTCTATCGCGAAACGCTGAAACCGTGGCTGGTCGCGGATTTGCTCATTCTCAACGGCACGCTGCCGCGCTCGCTGGCGAGCTGTTACGACAATCTCGTGCGCAATCTCGACCAGATCGGCGTCGCCTATGGCCGCCAGGGCCCGGCACAGCGCCACGCCCGCGGCATCCGCAACCGGCTCGAACACAGCAATATGAACGACATTTTCCAGCATGGCGTGCATGAATTCATTCAGGAATTCATCACGGACAATTCCAGGCTGGGCGAAATCATCACCAAGCAGTATCTGATCTGA
- a CDS encoding transglutaminase family protein yields the protein MRLRILHTTTYRYEPPATSVIQILRMTPCSHDGQYVAEWQIDVSTDTRLDAHEDAFGNVTHVLSCGPVGDIRITAEGLIETHDTGGVLRGTDERFPVGMFLRDTDLTSVNPAMMAVARQLRSEAESDTLGFLHTLMTEIGDHMTFDEDPTNSGTSAAEAFTLKRGVCQDYAHIFIACARTSGVPARFVSGHFLRSDGTVHQDAGHAWAEAYVPDLGWVGFDPANSICATDAHVRVAIGLDYLGAAPVRGTRYGGGSETLTVAVKVEQAGRGGPSQSQSQRQS from the coding sequence ATGCGCCTGCGAATCCTGCACACGACGACCTATCGCTACGAGCCGCCGGCCACCAGCGTGATCCAGATCCTGCGCATGACCCCGTGCAGCCATGACGGGCAATATGTTGCGGAGTGGCAGATCGACGTCTCCACAGACACCAGGCTCGATGCCCACGAAGACGCGTTCGGCAACGTCACCCATGTGCTGTCCTGCGGGCCCGTGGGCGATATCCGGATCACCGCCGAAGGGCTGATCGAAACCCACGACACCGGCGGCGTGCTGCGCGGTACCGACGAGCGCTTTCCGGTGGGCATGTTCCTGCGCGACACCGACCTGACCTCGGTCAATCCGGCGATGATGGCGGTCGCGCGCCAGTTGCGCAGCGAGGCCGAGAGCGACACGCTCGGCTTCCTGCACACGCTGATGACGGAGATCGGCGATCACATGACGTTCGACGAGGACCCGACCAACAGCGGCACGTCGGCCGCCGAGGCATTCACGCTCAAGCGCGGTGTCTGCCAGGACTATGCGCACATTTTCATCGCCTGCGCCCGCACCAGCGGCGTGCCGGCGCGCTTCGTCTCCGGTCACTTCCTGCGCTCGGACGGCACGGTGCATCAGGACGCCGGCCATGCCTGGGCTGAAGCCTACGTGCCCGATCTCGGCTGGGTCGGCTTCGATCCCGCCAACAGCATCTGCGCCACCGATGCCCATGTCCGCGTCGCGATCGGGCTCGACTATCTTGGCGCAGCCCCGGTGCGTGGCACCCGCTATGGCGGCGGCTCCGAGACTCTGACGGTGGCGGTGAAGGTCGAGCAGGCCGGCCGCGGCGGGCCGTCGCAATCGCAATCCCAGCGACAGAGCTAG
- a CDS encoding carboxymuconolactone decarboxylase family protein, giving the protein MATVKLLSDDELSPEARAVFEDIRKVRKSDFVNNFWRALAHDPKTLRRTWESIKEVMAPGALDPKVKEMLYVAVSIAHGCSYCIHSHTAAARAKGMSEAEYAEMLAIVGMAAETNRLVTALGVPVDEAFLVGAAD; this is encoded by the coding sequence ATGGCAACCGTCAAGCTGCTTTCGGACGATGAACTCTCCCCTGAAGCGCGTGCCGTCTTCGAGGATATCCGCAAGGTGCGGAAGTCGGATTTCGTCAACAATTTCTGGCGCGCGCTGGCGCATGATCCGAAGACGCTGCGGAGGACGTGGGAGAGCATCAAGGAGGTGATGGCCCCCGGTGCGCTCGATCCCAAGGTCAAGGAGATGCTCTATGTCGCGGTTTCGATCGCGCATGGCTGCAGCTATTGCATCCACTCCCACACCGCCGCCGCACGGGCCAAGGGCATGTCCGAAGCCGAATATGCCGAGATGCTCGCCATCGTCGGCATGGCCGCGGAGACCAACCGGCTGGTCACGGCGCTTGGTGTGCCGGTCGACGAGGCGTTTCTGGTCGGTGCCGCTGACTGA
- a CDS encoding proteasome-type protease gives MTYCCGILVRDGLVMIADTRTNAGLDNVSTFRKLHIFSKPGDRIMAIASAGNLAISQSVLSTLTEGLEDPNTGEIETLMNAPTMFQAAQRIGRAIRAVHATEGPALRSEDVSFDVSFLFGGQIKGARMRLFMVYTAGNFIECTTDTPYLQIGEHKYGKPVLDRAMHYDVELYEALKTGLISMDSTMRSNLGVGLPIDVLVVRADACDADLNHRIEAGEPYFHDLRSRWSAALRAAHQNIPRPPYKNEKEPKT, from the coding sequence ATGACCTATTGTTGCGGAATCCTGGTTCGGGACGGTCTGGTGATGATCGCCGATACCCGCACCAATGCCGGGCTCGACAACGTCTCGACCTTCCGCAAGCTGCACATCTTCTCGAAGCCCGGCGACCGCATCATGGCGATCGCCAGCGCCGGCAACCTCGCCATCAGCCAGTCGGTACTGTCCACGCTGACCGAAGGGCTGGAGGACCCCAACACGGGTGAGATCGAGACGCTGATGAACGCGCCGACCATGTTCCAGGCCGCCCAGCGCATCGGCCGGGCGATCCGTGCGGTGCATGCGACCGAGGGCCCCGCACTGCGATCCGAGGACGTCTCGTTCGACGTCTCGTTCCTGTTCGGCGGCCAGATCAAGGGCGCGCGCATGCGCCTGTTCATGGTCTACACCGCCGGCAATTTCATCGAGTGCACCACCGATACGCCATACTTGCAGATCGGCGAGCACAAATACGGCAAGCCGGTGCTCGACCGCGCCATGCATTACGACGTCGAACTCTACGAGGCGCTGAAGACCGGCCTGATCTCGATGGACTCGACCATGCGCTCGAACCTCGGCGTCGGCCTTCCGATCGACGTGCTGGTGGTGCGCGCCGACGCGTGCGATGCCGATCTCAACCACCGCATCGAGGCCGGCGAGCCCTACTTCCACGATCTGCGCTCGCGCTGGTCGGCGGCGCTGCGCGCGGCGCATCAGAACATTCCGCGGCCGCCCTACAAGAACGAAAAAGAACCGAAAACCTGA
- a CDS encoding SDR family oxidoreductase produces MSEAKKIAVVTGAGTGVGRAASLALMNTGFTVVLVGRRLDMLEETAKLGPAGKSLCVTADMTKPEQIAALFDKVKATYGRLDVLFNNAGMGAPAIPFEDLSLEQWQAVVNTNLTGPFLCTQHAFRIMKDQSPRGGRIINNGSISAHAPRPLSAPYTSTKHAITGLTKASNLDGRAYDIAVGQVDIGNAATPMTDRMVNGPGVLQPDGTSKQEPRMDAKAVGDAVAYMAGLPLDANVLTMTVMATKMPFVGRG; encoded by the coding sequence ATGAGTGAAGCAAAGAAGATCGCCGTAGTGACGGGCGCCGGCACCGGGGTCGGGCGCGCCGCGTCGCTGGCCCTGATGAACACCGGCTTCACCGTGGTGCTGGTCGGGCGCCGGCTCGACATGCTCGAGGAAACCGCGAAGCTCGGCCCCGCCGGCAAGAGCCTTTGCGTCACCGCCGACATGACCAAGCCGGAACAGATCGCGGCCCTGTTCGACAAGGTGAAGGCGACCTATGGCCGCCTCGACGTGCTGTTTAACAATGCCGGCATGGGCGCGCCCGCCATCCCCTTCGAGGACCTCAGCCTCGAGCAGTGGCAGGCGGTGGTGAACACCAACCTCACCGGCCCCTTCCTGTGCACCCAGCACGCCTTCCGCATCATGAAGGACCAGAGCCCGCGCGGTGGCCGCATCATCAACAACGGCTCGATCTCGGCGCATGCGCCGCGGCCGCTGTCGGCGCCCTACACCTCGACCAAGCACGCCATCACCGGCCTGACCAAGGCCTCAAATCTCGACGGCCGTGCCTACGACATCGCAGTCGGCCAGGTCGACATCGGCAATGCCGCGACCCCGATGACGGACCGCATGGTCAACGGTCCCGGCGTCCTGCAGCCGGACGGCACGTCGAAGCAGGAGCCGCGCATGGACGCGAAGGCGGTCGGCGACGCCGTCGCCTACATGGCCGGCCTGCCGCTGGATGCCAACGTGCTGACGATGACCGTGATGGCGACCAAGATGCCGTTCGTCGGACGGGGTTGA
- a CDS encoding MFS transporter: MPEQPAAVNSPVTAGQLLTHRAFLFFLLSRSLSRFSSQIAAVAIGWQIYDLTGSAFDLGMVGLVQFLPTALLVFVAGHAADRYERKRVVQLCQLVEAATALYLAIITYLGAVGEVQIFIATFVLGIAGAFESPTTAALLPLIAPQGSLQRATAVSSGAAQVATITGPALGGFAYAVAPHLAYAMMLLFWILGMILTGFIRPRPQAIAKEGTASDNIFAGVRFIRSNPAILGTISLDLFAVLFGGVTALLPIYARDILQTGPVGLGVLRAAPAVGALLMTMVLARHAISRHVGLRMFQAVIVFGLATIVFALSSWMWLSVLSLAVLGAADTISVVIRFSLVQLSTPDEMRGRVGAVNFLFINASNQLGQFESGVAAALLGAMPAAVLGGVATVAVALLWMKLFPSLRKVESLE, translated from the coding sequence ATGCCTGAGCAGCCAGCAGCCGTGAATTCACCGGTGACCGCCGGCCAACTCCTGACCCATCGCGCCTTCCTGTTCTTCCTGCTCTCGCGCAGCCTGTCGCGCTTTTCCAGCCAGATCGCGGCGGTCGCGATCGGCTGGCAGATCTACGATCTCACCGGCTCGGCCTTCGACCTCGGCATGGTCGGCCTCGTGCAGTTCCTGCCCACCGCGCTTTTGGTGTTCGTCGCCGGCCACGCCGCCGACCGTTATGAGCGCAAACGCGTAGTCCAGCTCTGCCAGCTCGTTGAGGCCGCGACCGCGCTCTATCTCGCAATCATCACCTATCTCGGCGCGGTCGGCGAGGTGCAGATCTTCATCGCGACCTTCGTGCTCGGCATTGCCGGCGCGTTCGAGAGCCCGACCACGGCGGCACTGCTGCCGCTGATCGCGCCGCAAGGTTCGCTGCAGCGCGCCACCGCCGTCTCCAGTGGCGCGGCGCAGGTCGCGACCATCACGGGGCCGGCTCTCGGCGGCTTCGCTTATGCGGTCGCCCCGCATCTGGCCTATGCCATGATGCTGCTGTTCTGGATTCTCGGGATGATCCTGACCGGCTTCATCCGCCCGCGCCCGCAGGCCATCGCGAAGGAGGGGACGGCGTCGGACAACATCTTTGCCGGCGTCCGCTTCATTCGCAGTAATCCCGCCATCCTCGGCACGATCTCACTCGATTTGTTCGCGGTGCTGTTCGGCGGCGTCACTGCGCTCTTGCCGATCTATGCCCGCGACATCCTTCAGACCGGCCCGGTCGGGCTCGGCGTGCTGCGTGCAGCGCCCGCGGTCGGCGCATTGCTGATGACCATGGTGCTGGCGCGTCACGCCATCTCCAGGCATGTCGGCCTGCGCATGTTCCAGGCCGTGATCGTGTTCGGTCTCGCCACCATCGTGTTCGCGTTGTCGTCGTGGATGTGGCTGTCGGTGCTGTCGCTCGCCGTGCTCGGCGCCGCCGATACGATCAGTGTCGTGATCCGTTTCTCGCTGGTGCAACTGTCCACGCCCGACGAGATGCGCGGCCGGGTCGGAGCAGTCAATTTCCTCTTCATCAACGCCTCGAACCAGCTCGGCCAGTTCGAAAGCGGGGTGGCCGCCGCGCTGCTCGGCGCCATGCCCGCCGCCGTGCTCGGCGGCGTTGCCACCGTCGCAGTGGCGCTGCTCTGGATGAAGCTGTTTCCGAGCCTGCGGAAGGTGGAGAGTTTGGAGTAG
- a CDS encoding NupC/NupG family nucleoside CNT transporter yields the protein MLRLQSALGIFALLLIAFALAENHRAVSLRRAAIGLVATFVTAIVLLKLPVVAHAFGAINDAVGAISAASRAGSAFVFGYVGGGTLPFDVKVPGADFILAFQALPIVLVMSVLTTLLFHWRVLPPVVRGMAWLLERTLGVGGAVGLSTAANIFLGMVEAPLFVRPYLKQMTRSELFLVMTGGMAGIAGTVLVLYATLLAPLIPDAAAHFVIASVLGAPAAILVSLIMVPETSDRHTGGALEDPEMEVSGTMDAIVKGTSAGLELLLNIVAMLLVLVALVYLVNALLGQLPNVGGAAISLQRLLGLVMAPVCWLMGLPWDQAITAGSLMGTKTVLNELIAYVDFSKLPPDTLDPRSRLIMLYAMCGFANFASLGIMIGGLGVMAPERREEINALGLKSIVSGTLTTCLMGAVVGVLA from the coding sequence ATGCTGCGCCTGCAATCGGCACTCGGCATTTTCGCATTGCTGTTGATCGCCTTCGCGCTGGCGGAGAACCACCGCGCCGTATCGCTCCGGCGGGCGGCCATCGGCCTCGTCGCCACCTTCGTCACCGCGATCGTGCTGCTGAAGCTGCCGGTCGTCGCGCACGCTTTCGGTGCCATCAACGACGCGGTTGGTGCGATTTCCGCGGCCTCGCGCGCCGGAAGCGCTTTCGTGTTCGGCTATGTCGGCGGCGGCACGCTGCCTTTCGACGTCAAGGTGCCGGGCGCCGATTTCATCCTCGCGTTCCAGGCGCTGCCGATCGTTCTGGTGATGAGCGTGCTGACGACGCTCTTGTTCCATTGGCGCGTGCTGCCGCCGGTCGTGCGCGGCATGGCCTGGCTGCTGGAGCGGACGCTCGGCGTCGGCGGCGCGGTGGGCCTCTCGACCGCCGCCAACATCTTTCTCGGAATGGTCGAGGCGCCGCTGTTCGTGCGGCCCTATCTGAAGCAGATGACCCGCAGCGAACTGTTCCTGGTGATGACCGGCGGCATGGCGGGCATCGCCGGCACCGTGCTGGTGCTCTATGCGACGCTGCTGGCGCCCCTCATTCCCGATGCGGCCGCGCATTTCGTCATCGCCTCCGTGCTGGGCGCGCCGGCTGCGATCCTCGTCAGCCTGATCATGGTGCCCGAGACCTCCGACAGACACACCGGCGGCGCGCTGGAAGACCCGGAGATGGAAGTATCCGGCACGATGGACGCGATCGTGAAAGGCACCAGCGCGGGCCTCGAGCTGCTGCTCAACATCGTCGCGATGCTGCTGGTGCTGGTGGCGCTGGTCTATCTCGTCAACGCCCTGCTCGGCCAGCTGCCGAACGTCGGCGGCGCCGCGATCTCGTTACAGCGCCTGCTCGGTCTCGTGATGGCGCCGGTGTGCTGGCTGATGGGACTGCCGTGGGATCAGGCGATCACCGCCGGCAGCCTGATGGGCACCAAGACGGTGCTCAACGAATTGATCGCCTATGTCGACTTCTCGAAACTGCCGCCCGACACGCTCGACCCGCGCTCCCGCCTGATCATGCTCTATGCCATGTGCGGCTTCGCCAACTTCGCCAGCCTCGGCATCATGATCGGCGGCCTCGGCGTGATGGCGCCTGAGCGGCGCGAGGAGATCAACGCCCTCGGGTTGAAGTCGATCGTGTCGGGGACGCTGACGACGTGCTTGATGGGGGCGGTGGTGGGAGTTCTAGCGTAG